From a single Ornithodoros turicata isolate Travis chromosome 8, ASM3712646v1, whole genome shotgun sequence genomic region:
- the LOC135367075 gene encoding coiled-coil domain-containing protein 149-like isoform X2, which translates to MGILRCRLESKSEALLILTGDLERCQSERDQYKLMADQLRDRYTILKKRIQCWGPSLAGVYDVTGHRGTAEKSLAQLLCDMKEQNRKLQSETDSLRQKLQDVEEDNKLLRQYISERRNSLESDSCVPSLGALNDKQELVGELESLRAKCLLLERDLQAIFDEKEELVTARDAYRCKVERLNQQLNLALRGGGDYVPVDVDAVLAENRYLQEKIQLFQEEKSILATSLTKYKNIVEKKRGRGINAACISNKQIQQLLQCTSPDLNSANGDVRSLVSSLLESLSDKTVALNHQRKANKMLGKRITELESILKSNGSWKSPVSCPQKHSSDSMCNGLPDDSVCVEIEKREGTSVESSESGEAPRTVVIRGSQSRSSSSLVDDDDLTPELRLLISNAMQELNTEDEAQAAEREALASPDLNC; encoded by the exons ATGGGGATCCTACGCTGCCGTCTGGAAAGCAAGTCTGAGGCGCTGCTGATCTTGACTGGTGACCTGGAGCGCTGTCAAAGTGAGCGGGACCAATATAAGCTTATGGCTGACCAGTTACGAGACCGGTACACCATACTGAAAAAACGAATTCAGTGCTGG GGTCCATCATTGGCTGGTGTCTATGATGTTACGGGCCACAGAGGGACGGCAGAAAAG AGTCTCGCACAGTTACTATGTGACATGAAGGAACAGAACAGAAAACTTCAGTCAGAAACAGACAGTCTCAGACAGAAACTTCAGGACGTAGAAGAAGACAACAAG CTTTTACGCCAGTACATCAGCGAACGTCGGAACAGCCTCGAAAGTGATTCCTGCGTGCCATCTCTTGGCGCACTAAATGATAAGCAGGAGCTTGTGGGTGAATTAGAGTCGCTCCGAGCAAAG TGCCTCCTGTTGGAGCGTGATTTACAAGCAATATTTGATGAGAAAGAGGAACTAGTGACGGCACGAGATGCGTACCGCTGCAAGGTGGAGCGTCTCAACCAACAGCTGAACCTCGCTCTTCGCGGAGGAGGGGACTATGTTCCTGTGGACGTGGAtgcagtgcttgctgaaaaccG ttacCTGCAAGAGAAAATTCAGCTATTCCAGGAGGAAAAATCTATCCTTGCAACTTCTCTCACAAAATACAAG AACATTGTTGAGAAGAAGCGGGGTCGAGGAATAAATGCTGCCTGTATCTCAAACAAGCAAA TTCAACAGCTTCTCCAGTGCACATCTCCTGACCTCAACTCCGCAAACGGAGATGTCCGTAGTCTCGTATCCTCACTACTGGAATCACTCAGTGATAAGACCGTGGCCCTCAACCatcagaggaaagcaaacaa AATGCTAGGAAAACGAATAACTGAATTAGAAAGTATCTTAAAATCCAACGGATCGTGGAAATCGCCAGTTTCTTGCCCACAGAAACATTCTA GTGACTCCATGTGCAATGGTCTGCCAGATGATTCGGTGTGCGTTGAAATAGAGAAACGAGAAGGCACATCAGTAGAATCATCAGAATCag GTGAAGCACCCAGGACAGTTGTCATACGGGGCTCCCAGTCAAGGTCGTCGTCATCTCTCGTTGACGACGACGACCTCACACCGGAACTTCGACTGCTCATCTCAAACGCCATGCAAGAACTCAACACTGAAGATGAGGCACAGGCAGCGGAAAGAGAAGCTTTGGCCAGTCCTGATTTGAACTGTTGA
- the LOC135367074 gene encoding nucleolar complex protein 4 homolog B-like: MTADDIKRKTQEFLSDKRHSNNLVDIIAGLLSDENRVVTASINATNQVFCHLLQTSTVLTDTCDETVQEAIGKYNDWLRDRFVDAQNGLLDMLSTGQTKHRLLCLDTLMKWIELEANCKKPGEHHVPHAKLERVVYALLSSDVDMKDVVDKFGEYMKLADVKTFTLKFLLKATKEWKRSPPNEQYLKNMYCLIRNIDIAQRPPSDKVPVPVLGGEKVFVVNAEQDVKRISAVWISFIAQKLPVKLYKELLILLPDKIIPHLHNPLLVADFFIESYNRGGALSLMALNGLFILIHKYHLDYPNFYEKLYALLVPDVFYQKYRARFFFLMDLFLSSTHIPAYLVAAFAKRLARLALTAPSYGLQYVIPFIGNLMIRHKGLDFLINSDGEEDMKTDPYDENEPDPSKCRATESCLWELKTLQSHWHPDIAKKARFIENPLQRVECDISQTLEDGYREMMLKAKKKKYKEAPVNFHQPTGILQQKEECLSQLWDLE, encoded by the coding sequence ATGACGGCGGACGACATTAAACGCAAGACACAGGAGTTTCTAAGCGATAAAAGACATTCGAACAACCTCGTGGATATAATTGCCGGCTTGCTCTCCGACGAGAACAGAGTAGTGACCGCAAGCATAAACGCAACAAACCAAGTGTTTTGCCACCTTTTACAGACGTCGACAGTGCTCACAGACACATGTGACGAAACGGTGCAAGAAGCCATCGGAAAATACAATGACTGGCTACGTGACAGGTTTGTGGATGCGCAAAACGGTCTGCTGGACATGCTGTCCACAGGGCAAACGAAACACCGTCTGCTGTGCCTTGATACGCTCATGAAATGGATAGAGCTTGAAGCGAACTGCAAGAAGCCCGGCGAGCATCATGTCCCACATGCGAAACTCGAACGCGTTGTGTACGCCCTCCTGTCCAGTGACGTAGACATGAAGGATGTCGTGGACAAATTCGGAGAATATATGAAGCTTGCAGATGTAAAAACGTTCACGCTCAAATTTCTCCTGAAGGCGACGAAAGAGTGGAAACGGTCCCCACCAAATGAACAGTATTTGAAGAACATGTACTGCCTCATTCGAAACATCGACATAGCACAGAGGCCACCGTCGGATAAAGTGCCCGTGCCAGTCCTGGGTGGAGAGAAGGTCTTTGTTGTCAACGCCGAACAGGACGTGAAGAGGATCTCGGCCGTGTGGATAAGCTTCATTGCGCAGAAACTACCTGTGAAACTCTATAAGGAACTACTTATTCTTCTGCCCGACAAAATAATCCCACACCTCCACAATCCGCTCCTTGTTGCAGACTTTTTCATCGAGTCTTACAATCGAGGTGGAGCGCTGAGCCTGATGGCTCTCAACGGCCTGTTCATCCTCATCCACAAGTATCACCTCGACTACCCAAACTTCTACGAGAAGCTGTACGCTCTCCTTGTCCCAGATGTTTTCTACCAAAAGTACAGAgcccgtttcttcttcttgatgGATTTGTTTCTGTCGTCCACTCACATACCCGCGTACCTCGTTGCTGCTTTCGCAAAGAGGTTAGCGCGGCTAGCACTGACGGCACCGTCGTACGGATTGCAGTACGTCATACCTTTCATTGGCAATCTCATGATACGACACAAAGGACTTGATTTCCTTATTAATAGCGACGGTGAGGAGGATATGAAGACCGATCCCTACGATGAGAACGAGCCCGACCCATCAAAATGCCGAGCTACCGAGAGTTGCCTGTGGGAATTGAAGACCCTGCAAAGCCACTGGCATCCCGATATTGCGAAGAAAGCACGTTTCATCGAAAACCCTCTTCAGAGAGTCGAATGTGACATTTCCCAGACCCTCGAAGACGGTTACAGAGAGATGATGCTGAAAGCTAAAAAGAAGAAGTACAAAGAGGCACCTGTGAACTTTCACCAGCCTACAGGAATCTTGCAGCAAAAAGAAGAATGCTTGAGTCAACTGTGGGACCTCGAATGA
- the LOC135367584 gene encoding uncharacterized protein LOC135367584 translates to MVFTVLYVACACFFWTIEAQMQENRPDLGQYQDFASCPDYYGPWYHLYRNYETDPELGPNVKCYSTRQVEPIVNGRTAFNTTYIKDGVRNYMFLPSELRSTTGYTVANVLYMTPPCFAPTTRIAVYIECGACMLLRTEDRDGYGCHFFVTDPYNLDRGCAYAYDSKCGPEKYTYYDPNECAP, encoded by the exons ATGGTCTTCACGGTCCTCTATGTAGCGTGCGCCTGTTTCTTCTGGACCATTGAGGCACAGATGCAGGAGAATAGACCAGACCTTGGTCAGTACCAGGACTTTGCAAGC TGCCCTGATTACTACGGCCCGTGGTACCACTTGTACCGGAATTACGAAACTGATCCGGAACTGGGACCCAACGTCAAATGTTACTCGACACGCCAAGTAGAACCCATTGTGAACGGCAGAACAGCGTTCAATACAACCTACATTAAGGATGGCGTGCG GAATTATATGTTCCTCCCTTCCGAACTGAGGTCGACGACCGGTTATACTGTTGCCAACGTCCTGTACATGACGCCACCCTGTTTTG CTCCCACCACTCGTATTGCTGTATATATTGAGTGCGGGGCATGTATGCTGCTCAGGACAGAGGACAGAGATG GTTATGGATGCCATTTTTTCGTGACCGATCCATATAACCTGGACCGTGGCTGCGCGTACGCCTACGACTCGAAGTGCGGCCCTGAGAAGTACACGTACTACGATCCGAACGAGTGCGCACCTTGA
- the LOC135367075 gene encoding coiled-coil domain-containing protein 149-like isoform X1 encodes MSARTTKPDDDYQNLVSEMGILRCRLESKSEALLILTGDLERCQSERDQYKLMADQLRDRYTILKKRIQCWGPSLAGVYDVTGHRGTAEKSLAQLLCDMKEQNRKLQSETDSLRQKLQDVEEDNKLLRQYISERRNSLESDSCVPSLGALNDKQELVGELESLRAKCLLLERDLQAIFDEKEELVTARDAYRCKVERLNQQLNLALRGGGDYVPVDVDAVLAENRYLQEKIQLFQEEKSILATSLTKYKNIVEKKRGRGINAACISNKQIQQLLQCTSPDLNSANGDVRSLVSSLLESLSDKTVALNHQRKANKMLGKRITELESILKSNGSWKSPVSCPQKHSSDSMCNGLPDDSVCVEIEKREGTSVESSESGEAPRTVVIRGSQSRSSSSLVDDDDLTPELRLLISNAMQELNTEDEAQAAEREALASPDLNC; translated from the exons ATGTCCGCTAGAACAACGAAGCCAGACGACGATTATCAAAACCTCGTCTCTGAA ATGGGGATCCTACGCTGCCGTCTGGAAAGCAAGTCTGAGGCGCTGCTGATCTTGACTGGTGACCTGGAGCGCTGTCAAAGTGAGCGGGACCAATATAAGCTTATGGCTGACCAGTTACGAGACCGGTACACCATACTGAAAAAACGAATTCAGTGCTGG GGTCCATCATTGGCTGGTGTCTATGATGTTACGGGCCACAGAGGGACGGCAGAAAAG AGTCTCGCACAGTTACTATGTGACATGAAGGAACAGAACAGAAAACTTCAGTCAGAAACAGACAGTCTCAGACAGAAACTTCAGGACGTAGAAGAAGACAACAAG CTTTTACGCCAGTACATCAGCGAACGTCGGAACAGCCTCGAAAGTGATTCCTGCGTGCCATCTCTTGGCGCACTAAATGATAAGCAGGAGCTTGTGGGTGAATTAGAGTCGCTCCGAGCAAAG TGCCTCCTGTTGGAGCGTGATTTACAAGCAATATTTGATGAGAAAGAGGAACTAGTGACGGCACGAGATGCGTACCGCTGCAAGGTGGAGCGTCTCAACCAACAGCTGAACCTCGCTCTTCGCGGAGGAGGGGACTATGTTCCTGTGGACGTGGAtgcagtgcttgctgaaaaccG ttacCTGCAAGAGAAAATTCAGCTATTCCAGGAGGAAAAATCTATCCTTGCAACTTCTCTCACAAAATACAAG AACATTGTTGAGAAGAAGCGGGGTCGAGGAATAAATGCTGCCTGTATCTCAAACAAGCAAA TTCAACAGCTTCTCCAGTGCACATCTCCTGACCTCAACTCCGCAAACGGAGATGTCCGTAGTCTCGTATCCTCACTACTGGAATCACTCAGTGATAAGACCGTGGCCCTCAACCatcagaggaaagcaaacaa AATGCTAGGAAAACGAATAACTGAATTAGAAAGTATCTTAAAATCCAACGGATCGTGGAAATCGCCAGTTTCTTGCCCACAGAAACATTCTA GTGACTCCATGTGCAATGGTCTGCCAGATGATTCGGTGTGCGTTGAAATAGAGAAACGAGAAGGCACATCAGTAGAATCATCAGAATCag GTGAAGCACCCAGGACAGTTGTCATACGGGGCTCCCAGTCAAGGTCGTCGTCATCTCTCGTTGACGACGACGACCTCACACCGGAACTTCGACTGCTCATCTCAAACGCCATGCAAGAACTCAACACTGAAGATGAGGCACAGGCAGCGGAAAGAGAAGCTTTGGCCAGTCCTGATTTGAACTGTTGA
- the LOC135367077 gene encoding mitochondrial fission 1 protein-like — protein MDSVLEDYVTPADLKHYEQQYHEEMKTGQVQPKTQFEYAWCLVRSRYAADIRRGVLLMEDLFHNGDTEAKRDYLFYLAVGNTKLKEYAQALKFVKAFLNVEPANRQAQELEGIIKSRMKKEGMMGMAIVGGAALAVSGLVGLGIALAKR, from the exons ATGGATTCCGTTTTAGAAGACTATGTCACCCCTGCCGACTTGAAA CATTATGAGCAGCAGTATCATGAAGAAATGAAAACAGGCCAAGTGCAACCCAAAACTCAGTTTGAATATGCGTGGTGCCTGGTGAGAAGTAGATATGCTGCTGACATCCGTCGAGGTGTCCTCCTCATGGAAG ACCTCTTTCACAATGGAGACACGGAAGCGAAGAGGGACTATCTCTTTTATCTGGCTGTTGGAAACACAAAGCTCAAG GAGTATGCGCAAGCATTGAAATTTGTGAAGGCTTTCCTGAATGTGGAGCCCGCCAACAGACAAGCTCAAGAGCTTGAAGGGATCATAAAGAGCAGAATGAAGAAAG AGGGAATGATGGGAATGGCAATTGTTGGAGGAGCGGCGCTTGCTGTTAGTGGGCTCGTTGGGCTCGGAATTGCTTTGGCGAAGAG gtaA